A stretch of Chionomys nivalis chromosome 2, mChiNiv1.1, whole genome shotgun sequence DNA encodes these proteins:
- the LOC130869796 gene encoding rRNA-processing protein FCF1 homolog — protein MGKQKKTRRYATMKRMLSLRDERLKEKDRLKPKKKEKKDPSALKEREVPQHPSCLFFQYNTQLGPPYHILVDTNFINFSIKAKLDLVQSMMDCLYAKCIPCITDCVMAEIEKLGQKYRVALRIAKDPRFDRLPCTHKGTYADDCLVQTVTQHKCYIVATVDRDLKRRIRKIPGVPIMYISNHRYNIERMPDDYGAPRF, from the coding sequence ATggggaagcaaaagaaaacaagaagatatGCGACCATGAAGCGAATGCTTAGTCTCAGAGATGAGAGACTTAAAGAAAAGGATAGATTAAAgcctaaaaagaaagagaagaaagatccCAGTGCGCTGAAGGAAAGAGAAGTCCCCCAACATCCTTCCTGCTTATTCTTCCAGTACAATACACAGCTGGGCCCACCGTACCACATCCTTGTTGATACCAACTTCATCAACTTTTCCATCAAAGCCAAACTAGACTTAGTGCAGTCCATGATGGACTGTCTGTACGCCAAGTGTATCCCTTGTATAACTGATTGTGTGATGGCTGAAATTGAGAAATTGGGGCAGAAGTACCGAGTGGCATTGAGAATCGCCAAGGATCCACGATTTGACCGACTTCCGTGCACACACAAAGGAACCTATGCTGATGACTGCTTGGTACAGACAGTCACTCAGCACAAGTGTTACATTGTGGCTACAGTTGATCGGGACCTCAAACGAAGAATCCGGAAGATCCCTGGAGTTCCTATCATGTATATTTCTAACCATAGATACAACATTGAACGGATGCCAGATGATTATGGAGCTCCTCGGTTCTAA